A part of Solenopsis invicta isolate M01_SB chromosome 2, UNIL_Sinv_3.0, whole genome shotgun sequence genomic DNA contains:
- the LOC113002642 gene encoding uncharacterized protein LOC113002642 isoform X2, with the protein MPKLFRDLVVLVLIMTTSCIDATEDNVTTTTLIATSTSTSIRTTIIEENPLSLSTTVTMRDDGILKNLSHTLPLSPSPSPSPSSSPSLSTSPSPDTGWECPNITKAGVECSCDFPHTLRCTGDRTALQTISEHLKHSQPDAISLLDVTVTGISILPAHFLEDVALHGLVVSTGELRHVDENAFTTLARPLQALGLPSNLLDSVPTIALSYLVGLDRLDLSHNKLKTLEADSFKGLSSLTYLDLCDNLLSQLSPQVFQTLPALRSLRMRGNRLSVSALSALRGLKRLEELDLSNNLLLGPMSPNLLPQMPKLHFLTVSENGLVNVQQGALMGLRNLTYLSLSHNQIDVLEDHSFKYLSTLTQLDLANNRIVAVSSASLAHLEKLITLDLTHNFLRALSADLVVPLKSLQDLRLDDNDITIVANDVLTSKLRLKRLSLADNPLNCDCTLLEFANWLTNSSLTEEDKSSAVCATPPALENGILTQVPPGSLLCGEPTPSMMIRVRLKEFHYDESGDINLSWHVERCAERYTCDSLIVYETIGDNETQTVSSPLHCDSRGMRDPCVLPVTVPSASLYLQLGHKYRYCIVLLVPTAYDDVSLALGCSDVIVLEKTQQGITTEDPRYAREQDRHSSTQSSTSPLDSYSRITSVHVNVSDKGYLHIDVLLSRSKDPTTTTCQLSIVVFDEVSAVRQQRLNCSAASVTDVQVSLPGYYRVCASLDQLTNIIVTSSNLLDNRERFRCVELVQQSYSRRNIEVLVIMAVVAATGALLVILAVLARNFARRLRHPRIQAQCFLPAQEFEITHKAHYIKLLATTKV; encoded by the exons ATGCCGAAATTATTTCGAGATCTAGTCGTCTTAGTATTGATTATGACGACATCATGTATCGACGCAACAGAGGACAATGTCACAACAACGACATTGATTGCAACATCGACGAGTACATCTATAAGAACGACGATCATCGAAGAAAACCCATTGTCGCTGTCGACGACTGTGACAATGCGAGACGATGGCATCCTGAAAAATCTTTCTCACACATTACCGttatcgccgtcgccgtcgccgtcgccgtcgtcgtcgccgtcgctatCGACGTCACCTTCCCCTGACACCGGGTGGGAATGTCCAAATATCACAAAAGCGGGCGTGGAGTGTTCTTGCGACTTCCCACATACGCTCAGATGTACTGGCGATAGAACGGCACTACAG ACTATCAGCGAGCATTTGAAACATAGTCAACCGGACGCAATATCATTGCTGGATGTAACAGTGACGGGAATTTCCATATTGCCAGCACATTTTCTCGAGGACGTTGCTCTTCATGGATTAGTCGTCTCCACCGGCGAGTTACGACATGTTGACGAGAATGCGTTTACCACCCTGGCGCGACCATTACAAGCGTTAGGATTGCCCAGCAATCTCCTAGATTCGGTTCCCACAATCGCGCTATCGTATCTAGTCGGTTTGGACCGATTGGACCTAtctcataataaattaaaaacattagaagcgGATTCGTTCAAG GGACTGTCAAGTCTGACTTATCTAGATTTATGTGACAATCTGCTGTCACAATTGTCACCGCAGGTTTTCCAGACTTTGCCAGCATTGCGTTCGCTAAGAATGCGTGGAAATCGCCTGAGCGTTTCCGCCTTGTCTGCGTTGAGAGGTCTGAAGCGCTTGGAAGAATTAGATCTGTCCAACAATCTACTACTGGGGCCGATGAGTCCTAATCTATTACCACAAATGCCCAAACTACATTTCCTCACAGTCTCGGAAAACGGTCTCGTCAATGTTCAACAGGGAGCTCTCATGGGTCTCAGAAATCTCACTTATCTGAGCTTGAGCCATAATCAA ATCGACGTGCTGGAGGATCATTCGTTCAAGTATCTATCGACTTTGACACAATTGGATCTGGCAAACAATCGCATCGTTGCCGTGTCCAGTGCTTCCTTGGCTCATTTAGAGAAATTAATTACTTTAGATCTAACGCACAATTTTCTACGAGCATTGTCAGCCGATCTCGTAGTGCCGTTGAAGAGTTTACAGGACTTACGATTGGATGACAATGATATCACGATTGTAGCAAACGATGTGCTAACGTCAAAGCTGCGCCTCAAGAGGCTTTCCCTCGCGGACAATCCATTAAATTGCGATTGCACCTTGCTAGAGTTCGCTAATTGGCTGACAAACTCGAGCCTGACGGAAGAGGACAAGTCATCGGCGGTGTGCGCGACTCCACCTGCTCTGGAGAACGGTATTCTGACGCAAGTACCGCCGGGCAGTCTGCTTTGTGGCGAGCCCACTCCGTCCATGATGATCCGAGTACGTCTCAAAGAGTTCCACTACGACGAGTCCGGTGATATCAATTTATCATGGCACGTGGAACGGTGCGCTGAACGTTACACTTGCGATTCGCTGATCGTTTACGAAACGATCGGCGATAACGAGACCCAAACGGTGTCCAGTCCGCTGCACTGCGATTCCCGAGGGATGCGAGATCCCTGCGTCCTACCGGTCACCGTACCGTCAGCCTCCCTCTATCTGCAATTGGGTCACAAGTACCGTTATTGCATAGTTTTGTTAGTACCCACTGCCTACGACGATGTGTCCCTTGCTCTCGGTTGTAGCGACGTCATCGTTTTAGAGAAAACCCAACAAGGAATAACGACGGAGGATCCGCGCTACGCGAGAGAACAAGATCGTCATTCTTCGACGCAGTCGTCCACGTCGCCTCTCGACTCTTATTCACGGATTACCAGTGTTCACGTAAACGTATCTGACAAAGGCTACTTGCACATCGATGTTCTTCTCTCCAGAAGCAAGgatccgacgacgacgacctGCCAACTGTCTATCGTCGTATTCGACGAGGTTTCCGCGGTGCGTCAACAGAGACTCAATTGTAGCGCCGCATCAGTCACCGACGTGCAAGTATCGTTACCGGGTTATTACAGGGTGTGCGCCAGTTTGGATCAACTTACCAATATTATCGTTACATCTAGCAATTTGCTGGACAATCGCGAGAGGTTTCGTTGCGTCGAATTAGTTCAACAGAGTTACAGCAGGCGGAACATCGAGGTGTTGGTCATTATGGCTGTAGTCGCTGCTACCGGTGCTCTCCTCGTTATTCTTGCTGTTCTCGCTAGAAATTTCGCGAGACGTCTGAGACATCCGAGGATACAGGCGCAATGCTTTCTACCAGCTCAGGAATTTGAAATTACCCACAAAGCTCATTATATTAAACTCCTGGCAACGACAAAAGTTTAA
- the LOC113002642 gene encoding uncharacterized protein LOC113002642 isoform X1 yields MMSLLTILRMPKLFRDLVVLVLIMTTSCIDATEDNVTTTTLIATSTSTSIRTTIIEENPLSLSTTVTMRDDGILKNLSHTLPLSPSPSPSPSSSPSLSTSPSPDTGWECPNITKAGVECSCDFPHTLRCTGDRTALQTISEHLKHSQPDAISLLDVTVTGISILPAHFLEDVALHGLVVSTGELRHVDENAFTTLARPLQALGLPSNLLDSVPTIALSYLVGLDRLDLSHNKLKTLEADSFKGLSSLTYLDLCDNLLSQLSPQVFQTLPALRSLRMRGNRLSVSALSALRGLKRLEELDLSNNLLLGPMSPNLLPQMPKLHFLTVSENGLVNVQQGALMGLRNLTYLSLSHNQIDVLEDHSFKYLSTLTQLDLANNRIVAVSSASLAHLEKLITLDLTHNFLRALSADLVVPLKSLQDLRLDDNDITIVANDVLTSKLRLKRLSLADNPLNCDCTLLEFANWLTNSSLTEEDKSSAVCATPPALENGILTQVPPGSLLCGEPTPSMMIRVRLKEFHYDESGDINLSWHVERCAERYTCDSLIVYETIGDNETQTVSSPLHCDSRGMRDPCVLPVTVPSASLYLQLGHKYRYCIVLLVPTAYDDVSLALGCSDVIVLEKTQQGITTEDPRYAREQDRHSSTQSSTSPLDSYSRITSVHVNVSDKGYLHIDVLLSRSKDPTTTTCQLSIVVFDEVSAVRQQRLNCSAASVTDVQVSLPGYYRVCASLDQLTNIIVTSSNLLDNRERFRCVELVQQSYSRRNIEVLVIMAVVAATGALLVILAVLARNFARRLRHPRIQAQCFLPAQEFEITHKAHYIKLLATTKV; encoded by the exons ATGATGAGCCTTCTTACAATATTACG AATGCCGAAATTATTTCGAGATCTAGTCGTCTTAGTATTGATTATGACGACATCATGTATCGACGCAACAGAGGACAATGTCACAACAACGACATTGATTGCAACATCGACGAGTACATCTATAAGAACGACGATCATCGAAGAAAACCCATTGTCGCTGTCGACGACTGTGACAATGCGAGACGATGGCATCCTGAAAAATCTTTCTCACACATTACCGttatcgccgtcgccgtcgccgtcgccgtcgtcgtcgccgtcgctatCGACGTCACCTTCCCCTGACACCGGGTGGGAATGTCCAAATATCACAAAAGCGGGCGTGGAGTGTTCTTGCGACTTCCCACATACGCTCAGATGTACTGGCGATAGAACGGCACTACAG ACTATCAGCGAGCATTTGAAACATAGTCAACCGGACGCAATATCATTGCTGGATGTAACAGTGACGGGAATTTCCATATTGCCAGCACATTTTCTCGAGGACGTTGCTCTTCATGGATTAGTCGTCTCCACCGGCGAGTTACGACATGTTGACGAGAATGCGTTTACCACCCTGGCGCGACCATTACAAGCGTTAGGATTGCCCAGCAATCTCCTAGATTCGGTTCCCACAATCGCGCTATCGTATCTAGTCGGTTTGGACCGATTGGACCTAtctcataataaattaaaaacattagaagcgGATTCGTTCAAG GGACTGTCAAGTCTGACTTATCTAGATTTATGTGACAATCTGCTGTCACAATTGTCACCGCAGGTTTTCCAGACTTTGCCAGCATTGCGTTCGCTAAGAATGCGTGGAAATCGCCTGAGCGTTTCCGCCTTGTCTGCGTTGAGAGGTCTGAAGCGCTTGGAAGAATTAGATCTGTCCAACAATCTACTACTGGGGCCGATGAGTCCTAATCTATTACCACAAATGCCCAAACTACATTTCCTCACAGTCTCGGAAAACGGTCTCGTCAATGTTCAACAGGGAGCTCTCATGGGTCTCAGAAATCTCACTTATCTGAGCTTGAGCCATAATCAA ATCGACGTGCTGGAGGATCATTCGTTCAAGTATCTATCGACTTTGACACAATTGGATCTGGCAAACAATCGCATCGTTGCCGTGTCCAGTGCTTCCTTGGCTCATTTAGAGAAATTAATTACTTTAGATCTAACGCACAATTTTCTACGAGCATTGTCAGCCGATCTCGTAGTGCCGTTGAAGAGTTTACAGGACTTACGATTGGATGACAATGATATCACGATTGTAGCAAACGATGTGCTAACGTCAAAGCTGCGCCTCAAGAGGCTTTCCCTCGCGGACAATCCATTAAATTGCGATTGCACCTTGCTAGAGTTCGCTAATTGGCTGACAAACTCGAGCCTGACGGAAGAGGACAAGTCATCGGCGGTGTGCGCGACTCCACCTGCTCTGGAGAACGGTATTCTGACGCAAGTACCGCCGGGCAGTCTGCTTTGTGGCGAGCCCACTCCGTCCATGATGATCCGAGTACGTCTCAAAGAGTTCCACTACGACGAGTCCGGTGATATCAATTTATCATGGCACGTGGAACGGTGCGCTGAACGTTACACTTGCGATTCGCTGATCGTTTACGAAACGATCGGCGATAACGAGACCCAAACGGTGTCCAGTCCGCTGCACTGCGATTCCCGAGGGATGCGAGATCCCTGCGTCCTACCGGTCACCGTACCGTCAGCCTCCCTCTATCTGCAATTGGGTCACAAGTACCGTTATTGCATAGTTTTGTTAGTACCCACTGCCTACGACGATGTGTCCCTTGCTCTCGGTTGTAGCGACGTCATCGTTTTAGAGAAAACCCAACAAGGAATAACGACGGAGGATCCGCGCTACGCGAGAGAACAAGATCGTCATTCTTCGACGCAGTCGTCCACGTCGCCTCTCGACTCTTATTCACGGATTACCAGTGTTCACGTAAACGTATCTGACAAAGGCTACTTGCACATCGATGTTCTTCTCTCCAGAAGCAAGgatccgacgacgacgacctGCCAACTGTCTATCGTCGTATTCGACGAGGTTTCCGCGGTGCGTCAACAGAGACTCAATTGTAGCGCCGCATCAGTCACCGACGTGCAAGTATCGTTACCGGGTTATTACAGGGTGTGCGCCAGTTTGGATCAACTTACCAATATTATCGTTACATCTAGCAATTTGCTGGACAATCGCGAGAGGTTTCGTTGCGTCGAATTAGTTCAACAGAGTTACAGCAGGCGGAACATCGAGGTGTTGGTCATTATGGCTGTAGTCGCTGCTACCGGTGCTCTCCTCGTTATTCTTGCTGTTCTCGCTAGAAATTTCGCGAGACGTCTGAGACATCCGAGGATACAGGCGCAATGCTTTCTACCAGCTCAGGAATTTGAAATTACCCACAAAGCTCATTATATTAAACTCCTGGCAACGACAAAAGTTTAA